The Megalops cyprinoides isolate fMegCyp1 chromosome 25, fMegCyp1.pri, whole genome shotgun sequence nucleotide sequence GAAATCGGCCACGCACACTGCTACACAAGGGTTCACAACACACTGGAAACACATGCAAGGAATGGAGAACCTGAATCCATCGCTATTATCAAATCTGAAACTTATCTGTCAGAACAGGGTGCCACTGACATCACTGTAGACATGCCCTAGGGCTTCATCAGAACTACAGCCCGTGAAGCTTTAAatcacacgcgcgcgcacacacacaccgcacacgcACACGAGGCGAGATGGTGTGCATTTGAGTGTGATGAACggtgtgtttttttacattatgctATATGCGCTGGGAACACCGCATTCTCAGTGCACCAGGACACGGCTGCCTCACCGCTTGCAGCGCCCCCGTGTGGCGGGACTTGGCGTTGAGGATCTGTTGGAACTCGTCCGACCGCAGGTACTCCAGCTGCGCGCGGCGCTTCTTCAGGGCCGGCTCCTCAGGCTCCGCCCccgcctgctcacctgcagaCACGCCAACGCAGACAGGCAGCTGTGACCGGGGTGTCACCATACAGGTGgatgggacagcagtgtggtgcagtggtaaggagcagagctcataacgTAAAGATTGCTGGTCCGATTCCCTGCTcaggcgctgctgctgtacccttgaccaaggcacttaacccacgactgcctcagtaaatatccagctgtataaattgataacactGAAATCTACTGTATAcaagtcattctggatgagaacttctgctaaatgactataatgtaatgtaatgtaatgtacagcatCCCAAATGCTGGCTTTCTTGATAAGGACAGGGGTGTATCGGTTGCCAGGGGTTGCGGATGAcgtcagtggagtagtgcctatccaCCAATGAGTGCCCACCGGAGGGATGgagctcacttcctgtcacatgacttCCTCTCCACTGTACGCACCTTCTGGTGAGGCCCGATTCTGTTCCACTCTCTTGGCGATGTCAGTGTTGTTGGGTCTCTTGCGCTTCACGGCATTCGGATCTTCCTTGGCGATGGCCTGGCCCTTCTCTCGCAGCTTTCTCAGGGCGGCTAACTGGAGAGAGGCCGAGGCTTCAGTACCACAGggtgagcagacagacagacaatcagacagacagacatgcacacacagggcagGCCTGTACCTTGGCAGCCGAGaggctgtgtgagggagggggcgggggaggggtgtggTCAAAGAACAGGACGTCCTCCCCCTCTGTGAAGCCCCGCCccagtgtgggggtgtggggacCAGTGGGGCTGCGCAGCCCCTTGGCGCCCTCACCGCCCGCTTTCAGGGGCGGAGACCCCGCCACCCCCACAGGGCCCGGTCTGGGGGCTCCAGCCTTCCCACAGTTCTGCAGGAATCTAGAGACAGAGAACATGGAGACAGTCACTTAAACAGACCCACATTTACAGagccagacacagagagacagacagagccagacacagacacacagacagacctctTCTGGATCTCCTCAGCTCGTCTCTTCCTGGCTTGCAGcatctgctgtttctgctgtttgaggagctcagaggcagagatggaCTGGATTCCAGCCCCTGCAGAACCTGTCGAACCTAAGAGACCACGGCTCAGTTACTACAACTACACCAGGACTAACTGTCCCAATACACAGCCACAGACTGTCTTTAGTGGGCTATGATAACAGAGGATTTGGTGTACATTAAGGGTCAATTTGGCATGTGTTGAGTGTCTCTTTAGGGGTTATGCTACCTGAGGGCTTGGTATGTGTTAAGTGTTTCTTCAGGTTCAGGGCTCCAGGAGTGGGCATAGATAGAAGGCCTTTAAAGTCGTCTGAGCAGCCAGACACCTCGCTTCCCTGCAtggctacagagagagaggcagagtgtcAGGAGACTGAAAGCCACTGAAAATGCTTAGTGAAACAAAAGGTCAGGCACACCCATAAAAGATAGCGTTTCCTCCTGTTTGGAAGTATAACGCATTCATTTCCTTACCGATCCTCTTCGCCTCGGTGACGAGCTTATCCGCCCCTCTAACGAACAGATTGCCCAGGGTTGTCTGGCCGGGCTTCTTGGGTTGAGAAGCTGCCCtgcaaacacaacacaccaAGAGTCGCGCTTCAGCACAGCGGTCAAGTAACGGTGTCTCAGAAAACCATTCTGGTAACCTTGTGGTGGGAGTGTTCCCTGCAACACTGCAGTGCCATGCCCAAACCAAGTcacacactttaaaaacagctaaaaattGCTTCCTGTGCATTGGGCAGCTTGGGGTGCTGGCGTCCTGGTGTTCTGACCAGGGGACATGCTGTCCGGATGCTTCACACCACAGAAATCAGAACCGTTTACTCTCAtaatttacttacttattaAACATGTTGCAGGTCAATTACCCGATTCTGAGGATCCTTCAGTGACCAAGTGGGACACCCTATTTAAAAACAAGTCCTGCTTGGCGGTACATTCTACCCTAAACACACGATCTAGGATCAGTTTATCTAACCCGCAATCACTCATTTACAAGGTAAgtactgatccaggatcagcggCGCGGACTCACAGAGAGGCCGCGCACGCCGCGGAGGACACGCCCCCGTAGTGGAAGCCGCTCTGGCACAGGCGCTCCTTCAGgctgccccgccccccgccccgccccgggGCCTTCCCGGAGAAGGTGGACTGCAGCTCCGCCCTTTTGGAGCTCATCTTCTTGTACTGGGCCTTCACGTGGTACTGGCAGAACTGGCAGTCATACTGCAAGAGATGGGGGCACATAAAGTGTGTGCACATAAACACTATCAATAGACAAGCGTACTACCAGCAAACTGGAAGCCATTTCTCCATTATACACACTGCAGTCAGTAACCACACCCAAACATCATTACATTCAATTCCCTCACCTctgcatgtgtcattttgtcatttagcagattctctaatccagagcagcttatatAGGTGTTTTATGTTatccgtttacacagctggatatttactgtggaaaTTATAGGTTagctaccttgcccaagggtacaacagcagtggctcagcggggaatcgaaccatcAACCTTTCAGTcccaagccctgctccttacccctacgGCTCACAAAAAACTAAACACACAatgctgatctcagatcagtgctctGAGGAGAAACGGCACTCACCAGGTTGACCAGCTGGCTGCAGGGGTCTCCATTCTTCTTGGTAGCCTTGCAGGTGCCAAAGTCCAGAGCCTCTCCCATCAGCAGCACCTTCTGGGGGTGGTCCACCGACAGGCAcacctgggggagagagagatcccAAAAATCAGAGTGCACCCTAACAGAGGGAGCAGAGTGCGCACAACAGAACAACATTATTAACATCATTATGTCattaagaaacacaaacacacacatacacacaggtaaagTCCACGGTGATTTGTTAGTATGATGCTCATTGTTAGGAGACAGACTGTGAGAGGCACCATCGAGAGAGGGCCCCAGAATAGCAGAGACTCACCCCGTCCGAGCCCTCCTTGGGCTTCATGGGATTAGGGTTGAGGATGCCTATGACTGTGCCCGGGTCAGTCTTCCAGTGCTCCTTATGCACCTCTCCAAACAAGAAGAGGGACACATACACTTCCAGGTCACGGAGGTCGTTCAGCTTCCAGATGCTGAAGGTCTTGCCCTGAAAGGAAAGAAGGGGACAGTGTCCTTTTTTGAGTACACGTGCTCTCAAGCCATGTTCATGATACTCTAACATGTACTCAATGCTTTGACAGCTTGACATCttaacaaatacacacaatgaGCCACGgctcacactgcactcacactgctgttgctctgtGGCGTGGCCTTGCTCACCACCACGGCAAAGGTGACCCAGTCGCTGTCCTCCAGCTTCTCTCTGGCCAGCCGTTCGGGTAACTGCGAGAGCCGGATCAGCCTGCGGTCGGCCATCTTGCGCTCCATCTCCGTGGAGGACACACGGGGCCTCCTGTCAGGGAACGAAGGGCggtagtgtagcacagtggtaaggagcagagctttgACCAAAAGATTCCTGGTTCGATccacccttgggcaaggtacttaacccacaaatgcctcagtaaatatctagctgtataaacaggtaacatggaaaaaaaccctatgtgagtcactctggacaggagtgcctgctaaatgctataggtaatgtaatgaatgacaAGTTAAGTATGTGGGTGGCACTCTCCCACGCTTACAATACCATCAGTAAAAGCCCTCATGGAGCCCCACGGCTCCCAATAGGAGAGAAGATTATGACACCACAGATCCCCCAGGAAGCTGGACTACCTGAGCCTGAGGCCTGAGAACTTCTCCACGGCAACATCCTGTGGAGCAGGTGGCCTGGGTGTGGCCTGCCGTGCTGTGGGAGGGGCCAGAGCTGCAGTGGCCGCAGGAGGCGGGGACCTCAGCATGCTGGAGGCTTTACCGCCGGCCCTCATTGGCTGAGACAAGCTGGCACTTGCACACTGTCCTACTGGGCTCTTGTTCTCTGAAGTTGGGCAGCAAACAAGAAATCCTGAAGGAGAGccatatgtacatgcatacacattcacatgaacacgcacagacatgcatacatgtacacgCATTCACTCATGTGCACTTGCACagacatgcgcacgcacacctgcatgaacacacacttgAAAGCACACATACTTACTTGCATGCACATACCAAGACACACACTAGAGCTGCACCTGGTTACCTGCTTTAACCCTGGGTGAGGGCTGATGGGCCGTCCTCGTCTTGGTTTTCAGCAGGTCGGCGTTGTTCAGCTGGGCGGAAAAGGCGGAGGACTCCTGCAGCTTGGGGGGGTTGCTTCTCCGTGGGGCGGCAGCAGGCTTTTCTGTGTGAAACACACCGTCAAACAGAATGCTGGAGTGCTACTGTATTCTAAACACACATTGTGGGATGCATGAGATGAAACGACATGCAGCTTACTCTCTCCAGCATGACCTGCCACACCAAACAACCTGTGACTCTTTCTGGAAAGCAGGGATGTCACACCCACGCAAGTGCGCGTTCTACCTGGCTGTACTGAGAGGGCCTGTTGGGTGTCAGTGCTGCCATAAAAGGTGTCTGCATGAATTCTGCATGCGTCCGTTATGCTGCATGACACACTAAGTGCAGAATGTGCGCAAATGAAACGCCTTCAGAGCCTCTGACTGAACTCTGGAAAACGCACGCAGGCGTCAGGAAAATATGCCATCACCGACACAAGTTAAAGTGACAGAATGCAAGGAAAGACGACCGAGGAACAAAATTCCAAACCATCGGGGCTTGTGATAGTTAACAGTAATGATAGTAGATAACAAAAAAAGCCTCCATCAAGACCACTGCATGATGCAACTACATACCTTCCAAATCCTGTCTGGATTTGTGAAGGCTGTCGCTGGCTTTGGGGGTGCGGGCTGGCCCTCCAGAAagctcatcctcttcctctaaATCATTCACATCCCCAAACAGCGCAGAGGCAGAGTTCTGCTGTCCACCcgtttcctcttcctcctcctccggACCCTCATcgtactcctcctcctcatcattaTCAAACAAACCCTCGAGGTCGTCCGCACCTTCCTGCCCATCCTGGTTGCCCTCTTCGGCCTCGTTCTCCGCCAGGAGTGACGTCAGAATGTCCAGATCATCTTCGCCTGTCACGGATCAGATCATATAAAATGactcatttgaaatgaaaacgaCAAGATTTTAGCCGTAAATGCTTTCAGGAGATCGCTGTTTGGGCCCCAGACGTCACACCGGAGTCGGCACAATCGGGGACCACCATTGCATCTGTAGCTAGTAAATGTCAGTGGAAAATATGGCTTAATTCCCTTGAGGACAGTCGCTGAACAGCTATGCACTTGTCTCATCTTTCTCCGAAATTATTGCAGTTAGTTAGGAAAGGCGCTTCGGAAGCAGACTATTACCCAACTACCAACTACTTGTAGCTAAATTACCTTACCTTCCATATTTTGAACTGCAATTGGCAATAGAAGGCGTGATAAGAAGGTGACTTAATATCtgaaagaacaaagaaatgaCAACACGGTGAACAGTCTCCCTAACACGTCATTATTTgcatagctagccagctggctaactTTAGCTCAGTAAATAGTTAACTATTCGAACCATATTAACAGAGGGAAAAGTAACGACCGGCAGATAAATTCCATTACCTAACTCTGCGACTAAATAatatgtcatgtcatgtcatgaaaATTAGTTCAAATAGACAGATTCTgctttcattcacattcatagtTAGCCAACTAAGCTATTCAATCATTTCTAGTCTGGCTAAACAACTACCCCTTTTCCGCACTTGACGTCCCAACAGTCATTTACTAAATGCTGTCTCCTAGAGAACCTAAAGATATGTATGAGGTTTTAATGTCCAGCTTGACTCAGAAAGAGGATACAAATTGAAAACATTATAACTGTCCTTTACCTTCCTTAGTGCAGTAATAACttctgcaggaaaaaagaacagctgaAATGTCGCGCCAACCTCAAGCCCCTACCACAACTTAGGAAGCCACCTCCGCGCCGGTATAAAAAATAAGCTTCAAGATCAGAAGCAACATTTTTTCGGCTGGATACAGATACATTGTAGAATATGACACTATATCTGTGGGTAGGTGTATGACAGTTCTTACTTCTTCAATTTTCCTTCTGCGTCTTTACGGAGATTTCTTCAGGCGCTGCGTAGATGCATAGATGTGTATACTGTCTGGATGGGTAGAAAGTGAGCGCCGGTGGTTGGATAGGTACATTCTGAGTAGCACCATGTCTAAAtgatgttccttttttaaatcactattatgtgtgagtgtgtgtgtttttttatttttaatttttatttttttgtcgCCGTGCTTTCATTCAGGAGCACCCAAAACACGTAAAATGGGGTAAATAAACGACTAAGGGTTTAATGATTATTTGGTTGACATTATGGGGGTTATATGAAATGAGATCATCTCTTAAGCGTGGCACTGTATTTTTAGATGAAGTTCAAGGGTTTTGTGGATTTTCAACCTGGTTTGCGAAGCGGTTTGCGAAGACTATAAGTAATTCCCATTTGGACTGCGTTTCACGACACTTTCTCTTCCCTTCATTACCAAAAGAGGGCAGCAAGAATACAATATGAAACAACGCGCACTGCTCTCGTACCCATTCAGACTGCCTTTGAACGGCTGTTGCTTTTACAAAAATGATCACCGAAACAAATCACATTGTATATCTTAATATTAGAAGAAGCAGTTGCGGTGGTTCACCTACAGAAGGAGGGCAGGCCAGTTTACCATAATTTCACAACTTGCCTATAGGATTTGAATAATTTACCATGGCGCATATTTGGCCTGTGACTGTAAGATTCTTTTGGATTTTTGGAACCTATTTGAATATTTCTAAAGGCCTTAATGAAGAATGAGACAAACGGTTTGGTTCCATTTCAATTCTAAGGGCTACAAGTACAGCTTTTATGCACCGATGTCAAAATACCTTTTGAATCTTTTAAACcggtgtttctcaatcctactcctggagcccccctgtcctacatatcttctatctatccttaatccaaacacacctgattgaaattagtgattaaatcaggtgtgctcagctaagcAAAAgcgccactgatgagttcaggcAGttaggtagagcagggaaagatggaaaacgtgcagagcaggggggccccaggagcaggattgagaatcagtgtttCAAACTGTTAATGACATTAATTTTGAATGTGTTGACACAGGTTGCAGTTTCAGTTATCAGGATTAGACTGCTTGCAGAGGGGAGCCAGGCATCCTTAATTTCCCAGCATACCCTGCAGCTCAGAAAGTGTGCGGTGAGCAGAGGCGGGCCGCGGGGAACAGGCCTGGGAAAACGACCTGCAGGTCATCAAAGGCCCTGAGTGACAAAGTGCCACATTAGCGTTGCGTTACTGGGCAGATGATGACACAGCTGTGAGCGGAAGGAGGGAAATTACACAGTACTGTCTGTGCCTTTGAAGAGAGGCCACCTGAATCTGCCTGCAGATTCCTCATGCTTCCACCTCGAAGAATGCCTCTTGCGCAGTTATTGAGACCTCTGTGCTGCGGCAAAGCAgtgctttactttttttttttttttggtacaagTGTATGTGTGGAGGCTTAAAGGGACCTGAATCTTACTGTATGATTAATCATGCACCATGACCTCTGGAGTGATGCTTTAATGCTGCTGGTCAGTTTTAAACATGGTATGAGCAGGTCTTactgtgtgtatctgcctgtCTGGTTCTGCTGGATCTCCCCTGATAATGAAGTACTTCCATGTCATTCAGTGTATTTGAGGTCAGTAAGCCAAACATTTTAGTAAAATTCAAATATACCTTCACTAAAAAGATGAATGAACGACAAAAATGATCTGTTTTACTAGAGGGAGAAACAGCTCCACTGCCCAGTACATTAAAACTTCACATAGTTTTAGGGACACTGAATGGGTACATTCTACTCTCAACAAGACACCACATATTCCTAAATGAACTGACTACAATCTTATTACCTGTCTGTTTCAgttatttcaattattatttaCCAACATTTTTAGCTCTGATTACCACTATTAAAATTATTGTTATCATGTATGTTGATAAATTGTCACTGTATTTATTCACATAATTACTGTGTTTGCTATGAGGTATAGTCATGCAAGAAAACATATCTAAACTGACCTGAACTGGAGGAGTGAGGGAGGCCAACTGTGAGGGAGTTGCTGTAAGTGCACTCCTCTAACTGTCAAGGGAATGAAATCCTGGTTCTCTTTGATATCTGCTTCTTCTTTTCCAAATATTATGTCAACAAAAAGATTGAATGTGAGAGGATGAGCCACAGACATTGAGAGAACATTTCCGTTCCGTGCAGAGGCAGTTAACATTGTCATGGTCAGCAGTGGTCTGAATTCCCAGTGGACACTTTATACTTGATTAGCATTTCAATCTTTGACCTGTCAGTGAAATAGGGATGTTGTTTCCGTAGAGTTTATCTGTCCATTCAAATCTGAGCTGTGTCTTTCTGAGCATCTCTTTGGTCGTTTCCTACCCTGTGTTTATCAGggaatgtgtttttctctcGAACTctgttttcttccatttttccTGCATTCCACCTCAGTGACTGCAGTAATGACCCATTGATTCTCACACTGAAGGGGGACATCATCCACACTGTCATTAACATTCTTCTTCCAAACACCAGGACCACTGTGTGCGTCAGAGACCCACCTGAAGCTGCCTGATCGtctctgaaatgtttgaatgaCCTAACACTCAGTTTCCTTCGCATTTTCGAAAAGCACCTACGCCGCTCTCTGCGGCAGGAACACATGAGGCTACGGTGACATAGGGGAACAATTCTCTCGCACCAAACTTTCCCGAAACATTTTCTACCCTCTTTCTAGTACCTGGCTCTGAGGACTCAAAAAAAAGCGGGAAACAAAAGGTCAGCTCAGCTGTCTGCCCAAACAGAGTCAGTTACATTACAATTGttttgcagatgctgttatccagagcgacttccagtactaaataacagaagtgtatccatccaagttgaACAATGTCATGAGCAACgatgtcagaccaggctaagaACACTCCCGGACCACAAagtgtgagtataacactatacgagccctaccacaagttaacttgtgcaacctgactagaacAGAGCACAAATGACTCCACCTGTCCCAGCTTTCATTTCTCTCACTCCACACCTGTTTGTAATCCCTGTgaccccccacccacactctTCCCCAGCACTGTACAGCCATTGCATCAGTGCTGGGGAGTGAGCCTCTCCTCTCACAGGAAGCAGGCCTGTATTCTGCAGATCTGAGCCTCAGCTGTAGCTGGTGCCCTTATGATACCAATGCAAATAAggagcaaacaaacaagacatCAAGTTCCTTAAAAGTAAACACGTCaagaaaaaataactttttcagTGAGAGCTCTCTCTATGgttgtccctctctccctttccattCCTGCCCTGAGCGAAACTGGGTCGTGTGAATATCTCTCATTCTGTATTGTCTCGCATTTTTAGACCCAAAACCCCCCTTTCATCCTTGTAATGGAAACTGTGCGCTGGCAGCAATGGATCATGGGAATGGGGGAATTCCTGCATTCTGATGCTCAGTACAGGATAACCGACCAATCCTAGCAGGTCTCAGCTGaacctgtgcatgtgtctgagCCCGGGTGGCTCGTTAAAGGATATGGTCCCAAATAATTTAGGCTGTGGCATGTAGCAGCTTGGCTTAAGAGTGTACCCATGGGGACAGGACACAGGCCAGCCATGCAGGGGGGCAAAGGGAGCCAGTTCTAAAGTCTTGACCGCCTGGGGAAGAAGTCTACAACATTTATGTGCTGGCAGTTAGTCACACAGATAAGCTGAACTTGAATCCGCAGATTCTTCCGCTGCCCTGAAGTGCTGGGACAGAGAGGGCCTGTGTGTTTTGCACTGTCTGTAGTGTTTGAAGAGGGGCTCCATTCTCTCTGCTCCAAACTCAACCCCTTCCTCCAgtctgctacactgccaacaAGCCACAAATCATCCATTGATAGCAGAATACAAGTGACacttgaaatatgttttcccTGTGGTGATGTTGttgggctgggggtgggggtggtggtgggggtgggggtgggggtgttggtgggggcgggggggtgggggggtggggggtttgtgGTGGCGTGGTGGCAGCCCTAAATTGAGGCATCTGACATTGTTGAAGTTCACTAGTCAAACAGCACGCTTCAGATCACTGAGGATTGTGGGAGTGATGTTTGTAACTGGAAGTCAGCACCTAACTGGAGGAAGTCCAGGAGTTCCTGACCACATTGGAAATTACAGCCTGGCTTCGTTCAGCGCACGACGGAGGCATCAGCCAGGTGTCACACGGGAGCTTTGATGGACCAGACGTGTGTTCACACGAGAATGTCCATCAGACACAACAACAGCTGATGGAGTGTTGTCCACAACATCAATCTCCTGACTATGGAAAACGTGGTTATAACGACATACAAATCATGATATCATACAGACAACAAAATCAGTCCAGAGTGCTTAGCTGGTTCCCAGGGTTGTGGTCCTGCTTTTTGCTTGTGGTTTGGCCTAAAGCATTTTTCAGAGATTTAAGTTAAAGGACTGTGATGGCCTCTTTCTTAAGGCTGTACCAGAAGACTTTCTGCTCGCAGTCATTTCAAGAAAGGTGACAAATGGTGTATGGTACA carries:
- the mcm10 gene encoding protein MCM10 homolog, with product MEGEDDLDILTSLLAENEAEEGNQDGQEGADDLEGLFDNDEEEEYDEGPEEEEEETEEEDELSGGPARTPKASDSLHKSRQDLEEKPAAAPRRSNPPKLQESSAFSAQLNNADLLKTKTRTAHQPSPRVKAENKSPVGQCASASLSQPMRAGGKASSMLRSPPPAATAALAPPTARQATPRPPAPQDVAVEKFSGLRLRRPRVSSTEMERKMADRRLIRLSQLPERLAREKLEDSDWVTFAVVVSKATPQSNSSGKTFSIWKLNDLRDLEVYVSLFLFGEVHKEHWKTDPGTVIGILNPNPMKPKEGSDGVCLSVDHPQKVLLMGEALDFGTCKATKKNGDPCSQLVNLYDCQFCQYHVKAQYKKMSSKRAELQSTFSGKAPGRGGGRGSLKERLCQSGFHYGGVSSAACAASLAASQPKKPGQTTLGNLFVRGADKLVTEAKRIAMQGSEVSGCSDDFKGLLSMPTPGALNLKKHLTHTKPSGSAGAGIQSISASELLKQQKQQMLQARKRRAEEIQKRFLQNCGKAGAPRPGPVGVAGSPPLKAGGEGAKGLRSPTGPHTPTLGRGFTEGEDVLFFDHTPPPPPPSHSLSAAKLAALRKLREKGQAIAKEDPNAVKRKRPNNTDIAKRVEQNRASPEGEQAGAEPEEPALKKRRAQLEYLRSDEFQQILNAKSRHTGALQAAEFQLQEQYFDPLVKKEQMEEKMRNIREMKCRAVTCKTCKYTYFKPLDRCVEEKHDYHWHDALKRFFRCQCGQRAISLDRLPHKHCSNCGLFKWERDGMLKEKTGPKIGGELLLPRGEEQPKFLNSMK